In one Babylonia areolata isolate BAREFJ2019XMU chromosome 12, ASM4173473v1, whole genome shotgun sequence genomic region, the following are encoded:
- the LOC143287842 gene encoding uncharacterized protein LOC143287842 translates to MTRSCPSLPLLFSFLCCSAHVLNKALTAHACTFPAYLQWQEGDEEFNWHTRIRNGRNRESAYSIRHNVIDVRHSTSSLKPLRWKCALTYHNKFLVRRMDPDTAQHYSACVKFIRRSSSIVQMMWSKEGRVLDPLLCDDKNLSLDPWPLVSFKFLMDDYTPSPFHGGFSMRITDSETGENGCNYMHRPMKFESDCLTGEGVIFDFISQSCTPDAGAFFVRQRTLPVTSWDDKGQHYVILRRKESRDLFCLRIPASGEKHMNAFLFTDLACLTEKTGVLLTVPPSRGVRYLVLHLHRYIYRRLCDDEYPQCAALTCNNYIRHECQKSCGVCQVNKPPPTCSFPRRFRGRWRQTDIDGTKHVNITDTDLAIDKVGSFRCVMYPDSPQRKTRMYTTVSMFQNGCRPRYSCIKLKKLGPSVMRYTLSRSSVWPNLERDFGQAICAPKQFGVDPEPVNDLYRSLEDTGKPLVSDVAVPERVPCNLSSSYTLTATLPDGSQCRGNLFELCEDPTRLRFQFHPGGCGESFSSFSSSSSSSSQGYFCLADFEGHYWERVLMLQSEENVEDVRCLLFTQLDASAALVMVSGQCDKNSWNYVRAGLREPLMSLQLQPEEFPCRYLPKTTPTPTTTAPTPPHPHHHRTMAASSGRHGSYHLKDSHRHGSSSSSSGFSSVSSFTVNVTPSSRHSISASYEEPQQRGRGETFVVGYDNQGLSPAGNQHGGGSRGQVSAAASGAARISLGFHGAAMMVMVVVLLSVAVAGGWPRLLG, encoded by the exons atgaccagGTCCTGCCCTTCCCTCCCTttgctcttctccttcctctgctGCTCCGCGCACGTGCTGAACAAAGCCCTCACGGCGCATGCCTGCACCTTCCCGGCCTACCTCCAGTGGCAGGAGGGTGACGAGGAGTTCAACTGGCACACGCGGATCCGCAACGGGCGGAACAGGGAATCCGCATACTCCATCCGACACAACGTGATAGACGTGAGGCACTCCACATCCTCGTTGAAACCGCTGAGGTGGAAATGCGCCTTGACGTACCACAACAAGTTCCTGGTCAGGCGGATGGACCCCGATACCGCACAGCACTACAGCGCATGCGTCAAATTCATACGCCGCAGTTCGTCCATCGTGCAGATGATGTGGTCGAAGGAGGGCCGAGTGCTTGACCCCTTGCTGTGCGACGATAAAAACCTGTCGCTGGATCCTTGGCCGCTGGTGTCGTTCAAGTTCCTCATGGATGACTACACCCCCAGCCCATTCCACGGAGGGTTCAGCATGAGAATCACCGACTCAGAAACCGGAGAGAACGGGTGTAACTACATGCATCGGCCCATGAAGTTCGAGAGCGATTGCCTCACCGGAGAAGGCGTCATCTTCGACTTCATCTCCCAAAGCTGCACACCGGACGCTGGGGCCTTTTTCGTCAGGCAGCGCACCCTACCGGTGACCTCTTGGGATGACAAGGGACAGCACTACGTTATCCTTCGTCGTAAGGAATCCCGCGATCTCTTCTGTCTGCGCATTCCGGCTTCAGGGGAGAAGCACATGAACGCTTTCCTGTTCACGGATCTTGCCTGTCTGACGGAGAAGACAGGGGTGTTGTTGACCGTGCCGCCAAGCCGTGGCGTGAGGTACTTGGTGCTACACCTTCACCGCTACATCTACCGGAGGCTGTGCGACGATGAGTACCCACAATGCGCGGCGCTCACGTGCAACAACTACATCCGGCACGAGTGCCAGAAGTCGTGCGGGGTGTGTCAGGTCAACAAACCACCCCCTACCTGTTCGTTCCCCAGGCGTTTTCGGGGACGTTGGCGCCAG ACCGATATTGATGGCACGAAGCACGTCAACATCACCGACACCGACCTCGCCATTGACAAAGTGGGCAGCTTCCGGTGCGTCATGTATCCCGACAGCCCGCAGCGGAAGACCCGGATGTACACGACGGTCTCCATGTTCCAAAATGGCTGCCGTCCACGCTATTCCTGCATCAAGCTGAAGAAGCTGGGCCCCTCTGTCATGAGGTACACGCTGAGCCGGAGTTCCGTGTGGCCCAATCTGGAGAGGGATTTCGGGCAAGCCATATGCGCTCCGAAGCAGTTCGGCGTGGACCCGGAACCGGTGAATGACTTGTACAG GTCCCTGGAGGACACGGGCAAGCCCTTGGTCAGCGACGTGGCGGTGCCTGAGCGCGTTCCCTgcaacctctcctcctcctacaccctcACCGCCACCCTTCCTGACGGCTCCCAATGCCGGGGAAACCTCTTCGAGCTCTGCGAGGACCCCACCCGCCTCAGGTTTCAGTTCCACCCTGGGGGatgcg GGGagtcgttttcttctttctcttcttcttcatcctcctcgtcTCAGGGTTATTTCTGCCTGGCGGATTTCGAGGGCCACTACTGGGAGAGAGTGCTGATGCTTCAGAGCGAGGAGAACGTGGAGGACGTGAGGTGCCTCCTCTTCACGCAGCTGGACGCTTCGGCAGCTCTGGTGATGGTCTCCGGGCAGTGCGACAAGAACAGCTGGAACTACGTCCGCGCCGGGCTGAGGGAGCCGCTGATGTCGTTGCAGCTTCAGCCCGAGGAGTTTCCCTGCAGGTACCTACCCAagaccaccccaacccctaccaccacggcccccacccctcctcatcctcaccaccaccgaACCATGGCGGCGTCATCCGGAAGGCACGGGTCTTACCACCTGAAGGACTCGCATCGCCacggctcctcctcctcttcttccggcTTCTCGTCCGTCTCCTCCTTCACGGTCAACGTGACCCCGAGCTCCAGACATAGCATTTCCGCGTCCTACGAGGAACCGCAacaacgggggaggggggaaacctTCGTCGTCGGTTATGATAACCAGGGGTTGTCTCCCGCAGGAAATCAGCACGGTGGCGGGAGTCGCGGCCAGGTCTCGGCCGCGGCCTCGGGGGCTGCGAGAATCTCGTTAGGTTTTCACGGTGCCGccatgatggtaatggtggtggtgttgctgtcggTGGCCGTAGCAGGAGGGTGGCCGCGGTTATTGGGTTAA